One Brachyspira suanatina DNA segment encodes these proteins:
- a CDS encoding amino acid ABC transporter ATP-binding protein yields MSSETKETNLKVVNIKKHYKGTPAINGVSFTVNKGDILSIIGPSGAGKSSLLRNIIQIEHPDYGEVYIDNEVLFCKREGEKALDISHADFMKRKEKIGMIFQHFNLFPHKTALENIIEAPVIVKKQNKDEAIEEALKLLDSVGLKHKKDSYPNELSGGQKQRVAIARALAMKPEILLCDEPTSALDPELIGEVLTVLKELAKEKMTMIVVSHEISFVHELSTNIAFMDAGKIIAMDTSDNFFNNQSNERIKDFLNKIFHK; encoded by the coding sequence ATGTCATCAGAAACTAAAGAAACTAATTTAAAAGTTGTAAATATAAAAAAACATTATAAAGGAACTCCTGCTATAAATGGAGTATCATTTACAGTTAATAAAGGTGATATACTTTCTATTATAGGGCCTTCAGGAGCCGGAAAAAGTTCACTTTTAAGAAATATTATACAGATAGAGCATCCTGATTACGGAGAGGTTTATATAGATAATGAAGTTCTATTTTGTAAGAGAGAAGGGGAGAAGGCACTTGATATTAGTCATGCCGATTTTATGAAGAGAAAAGAAAAAATAGGCATGATATTTCAGCATTTTAATTTATTTCCTCATAAAACAGCCTTAGAAAATATTATAGAAGCACCTGTTATAGTAAAGAAACAAAATAAAGATGAGGCTATAGAAGAAGCATTAAAACTTCTTGATAGTGTAGGACTTAAACATAAAAAAGACAGCTATCCGAATGAATTATCCGGCGGACAGAAACAGAGAGTTGCTATTGCGAGAGCTTTGGCTATGAAGCCTGAAATACTTCTTTGCGATGAGCCTACTTCAGCATTGGATCCTGAACTTATAGGCGAAGTTCTTACTGTATTAAAAGAGCTTGCTAAAGAAAAAATGACTATGATTGTTGTAAGCCATGAAATAAGTTTTGTACATGAACTTTCTACAAATATCGCTTTTATGGATGCTGGTAAAATTATTGCTATGGATACGTCTGATAATTTCTTTAATAATCAAAGCAATGAAAGAATTAAAGATTTTCTAAATAAAATTTTTCATAAATGA
- a CDS encoding amino acid ABC transporter permease has protein sequence MDYVISTTLYLLKGTYTTLSLYFVTAIFSLPLSMLFAALQFSSPKFVRYIFDIYAWIFRGTPLILQLIFFYYGLPLMTNNMIAFPAFTSAAITFVLNYSAYLMEIFRAGIESIEKGQYEAGFALNLSYRQIMTRIILPQAVRRVLPPLSNEAINLIKDTALVIVLGIGDLMLHARQILTRDYKLLPFLIAAIIYLLFTSILVFVFRQLEKKYVIRN, from the coding sequence ATGGATTATGTAATATCTACTACTTTATATTTGCTTAAGGGAACATATACTACTTTATCTCTTTATTTTGTAACAGCAATATTTTCCCTTCCATTATCTATGCTATTTGCGGCATTACAGTTTAGCTCTCCTAAATTTGTGAGATACATTTTTGATATATATGCTTGGATATTTAGAGGTACTCCTTTAATACTTCAGCTTATATTCTTTTATTACGGACTTCCTCTTATGACTAATAATATGATAGCCTTTCCTGCATTTACATCAGCAGCAATAACTTTTGTACTAAATTATTCAGCATATCTTATGGAAATATTCAGAGCAGGTATTGAAAGTATAGAAAAAGGACAATATGAGGCAGGTTTCGCACTTAATTTGAGTTACAGACAGATTATGACAAGAATCATTCTTCCCCAGGCTGTAAGAAGAGTTCTTCCTCCTCTTTCTAATGAAGCTATTAACTTAATAAAAGATACTGCTTTGGTTATAGTTTTAGGAATAGGAGATTTAATGCTTCATGCAAGACAGATACTTACTAGAGATTATAAATTACTGCCTTTCTTAATAGCAGCTATTATATATTTATTATTTACTTCTATACTTGTGTTTGTATTCAGACAATTGGAGAAAAAGTATGTCATCAGAAACTAA
- a CDS encoding SDR family oxidoreductase — MSSKICIITGASNGIGKEIALLFAKNNCDIAFIDKDNENGLKLQKQIKDMGRECLFINDSIDNEKSIKSFTDKIIEKFGNVDYLINNACYSNKGLLSNCSYDDFLEIFKIGAAAPYEITKNLMNNFNEKACIINIASTRAFMSQKDSESYSAAKGAIIALTHAMAISLSHKVRVNSISPGWINTIDDASFSKEDILQHPSAKVGNTSDIASTAWFLCNNDFINGENITVDGGMTKLMIYHNDEGWKLDI, encoded by the coding sequence ATGTCAAGTAAAATTTGTATTATAACAGGAGCATCAAACGGTATAGGAAAGGAAATTGCATTATTATTTGCAAAAAACAACTGTGATATAGCATTCATTGATAAAGACAATGAAAACGGTTTAAAACTACAAAAACAAATAAAAGATATGGGCAGAGAATGCCTATTTATAAATGACAGCATAGACAATGAAAAATCTATAAAATCATTCACAGACAAAATAATAGAAAAATTCGGAAATGTAGATTATTTAATAAATAATGCATGCTATTCAAATAAGGGGCTTTTAAGTAATTGCAGTTATGACGACTTTTTGGAGATTTTCAAAATAGGTGCTGCAGCTCCTTATGAGATTACAAAAAATCTTATGAATAATTTCAATGAAAAAGCCTGCATAATAAATATAGCTTCAACAAGGGCTTTTATGTCTCAAAAAGACAGTGAAAGCTACAGTGCTGCAAAAGGTGCTATTATAGCTTTAACTCATGCGATGGCTATAAGTTTATCTCATAAAGTGAGAGTTAATTCCATAAGTCCGGGTTGGATTAATACCATTGATGATGCCTCATTCAGCAAAGAAGATATACTTCAGCATCCTAGTGCAAAGGTTGGAAACACTTCTGATATAGCTAGTACTGCTTGGTTTCTTTGTAATAATGATTTTATAAACGGAGAAAATATCACTGTAGACGGAGGCATGACAAAACTTATGATATATCATAATGATGAAGGTTGGAAATTAGATATTTAA
- a CDS encoding DUF4132 domain-containing protein — protein MIVLSLEEINNIVEKNYNKKFDKTTSFIDDSIISNVFIKDKSAVVSSKVIRYILGEYLDIKEAYRLRNADMIGNSLDSESLSETLENVCKLWDENNKTKSILYPYCIFANNIQLDNLYKRAVSIASGRFKLACSMLEAIALSGTKKGFSLVYEASRKFKQASVKNTCSFIIEDITKKLGISKEAFADKIIPDFDFDKNGVRIIESDNKKFKITLKPDFTISIFDEMKNKEYKTLPKDFPQTPKKELTKLKSDINKMLKTQTERLQLVLMDGRKWTLNEWKEIFFDNPFMRAFAVKLIWGVYDKDNNLLSTFRYMDDGSFNNADDEEMNIEDNALITLLSPMETNKEMIEKWKSQLSDYDIVQPFNQLSLETKEDLISRIPKKAKAGSIKSTALKLGMDKVDDGGFVSFYFLYDYYNKAVVSIETPNLYYGSNTTDEIDIKIKFKNADERFEYGAYLILSDYLK, from the coding sequence ATGATAGTGCTTTCATTAGAAGAAATTAATAACATAGTAGAAAAAAATTATAATAAAAAATTTGATAAAACAACTTCATTTATAGATGATTCTATAATATCAAATGTTTTTATAAAAGATAAAAGTGCTGTAGTTTCAAGCAAAGTGATAAGATATATTTTAGGTGAATATTTAGATATAAAAGAGGCTTACAGATTAAGAAATGCTGATATGATAGGCAATTCTTTAGACAGTGAAAGTTTAAGTGAGACTCTTGAGAATGTATGTAAATTATGGGATGAAAATAATAAAACTAAATCAATACTTTATCCTTACTGCATATTTGCAAATAATATACAGCTTGATAATTTGTACAAAAGAGCGGTATCTATTGCAAGCGGAAGATTTAAATTGGCATGTTCTATGTTGGAGGCTATTGCTTTAAGCGGTACAAAAAAAGGTTTTTCATTAGTGTATGAAGCTTCAAGAAAATTCAAACAGGCCAGCGTTAAAAATACCTGTTCATTTATTATAGAAGATATCACTAAAAAATTAGGCATAAGTAAAGAGGCTTTTGCTGATAAGATTATACCTGATTTTGATTTTGATAAAAACGGAGTTAGAATAATAGAAAGCGATAATAAAAAATTTAAAATAACATTGAAGCCTGATTTTACTATATCAATATTCGATGAAATGAAAAATAAAGAATATAAAACATTACCTAAAGATTTTCCTCAAACTCCAAAAAAAGAATTAACAAAATTAAAAAGTGATATAAATAAGATGCTTAAAACTCAGACTGAACGTTTGCAGTTGGTATTAATGGACGGTAGAAAATGGACTTTAAATGAATGGAAAGAGATATTTTTTGACAATCCTTTTATGAGGGCTTTTGCTGTTAAACTTATTTGGGGAGTATATGATAAAGATAATAATTTATTAAGTACTTTCAGATATATGGATGACGGCTCGTTCAATAATGCTGATGATGAGGAAATGAATATAGAAGATAATGCTTTAATAACTTTATTGAGTCCTATGGAAACTAATAAAGAAATGATAGAGAAATGGAAAAGTCAGCTTTCAGATTACGATATAGTTCAGCCTTTCAATCAATTATCCTTAGAAACAAAAGAAGATTTAATTTCTAGGATACCCAAAAAGGCAAAAGCAGGAAGCATAAAGAGTACTGCATTGAAATTGGGTATGGATAAAGTAGATGATGGAGGATTTGTAAGTTTTTATTTTTTATATGATTACTATAATAAAGCTGTAGTATCAATAGAAACTCCAAATCTTTATTATGGTTCTAATACTACAGATGAAATTGATATTAAAATAAAATTCAAAAATGCTGATGAAAGATTTGAATATGGAGCTTATCTTATATTATCTGATTATCTAAAATAA
- a CDS encoding C45 family autoproteolytic acyltransferase/hydolase — translation MYHSRFKGSHYEAGLKYGKLLAKNNINPLEKINISNERKDFANKCMPIYNNFFPEIIEEIKGLADGLNTNDNIKIDYKDICDFLFTIYAFTFDNKCSSFAFKTDKDIILTKNSDFLKDIKDYCDSVYFKLDDSYSFIGNTTAFIEIEDGINEKGLAAALTFVYPTIIDYGFNAGMIIRYILEKCSAVDEVLEFLKNIPISSTQNIVLADRNGDIALIECNCKNIEIIKNDYVFISNHFVSESMKEYNTDIEDDIYSHERYITMKNAFKNYDYDLDFAKKLISGEYGFLCQYDRKLNFDTVWSSIYSIKNKKIYIAEGNPSRKKFKEDKRLKFDY, via the coding sequence ATGTATCATTCAAGATTTAAAGGCAGTCATTATGAGGCAGGACTTAAATATGGTAAATTGCTTGCTAAAAATAATATTAATCCATTAGAAAAAATTAATATATCAAATGAAAGAAAAGATTTTGCTAATAAATGCATGCCTATATATAATAATTTTTTCCCTGAAATAATAGAGGAGATAAAAGGATTAGCTGACGGATTAAATACGAATGATAATATAAAAATAGATTATAAAGATATATGCGATTTTTTATTTACGATATATGCATTTACTTTTGATAATAAATGTTCTTCTTTTGCTTTCAAAACTGATAAAGATATAATACTTACGAAAAACAGTGATTTTTTAAAAGATATAAAAGACTATTGCGACAGCGTATATTTTAAATTAGATGATTCATATTCATTTATAGGAAATACTACTGCATTCATAGAAATTGAAGATGGTATAAATGAAAAAGGACTTGCAGCGGCATTAACTTTTGTATACCCTACAATAATAGATTATGGATTCAATGCAGGAATGATAATAAGATATATTTTAGAAAAATGCTCTGCTGTTGATGAGGTTTTAGAGTTTTTAAAAAATATTCCTATTTCATCCACACAGAATATAGTATTAGCAGATAGAAATGGAGATATTGCATTGATAGAATGTAATTGCAAAAATATAGAAATAATAAAAAATGATTATGTATTTATATCGAATCATTTTGTAAGTGAGTCTATGAAAGAATATAATACTGATATTGAAGATGATATTTATTCACATGAAAGATATATTACTATGAAAAATGCATTTAAAAATTATGATTATGATTTAGACTTTGCCAAAAAACTTATTTCAGGGGAATATGGTTTTTTATGTCAATATGATAGGAAACTTAATTTTGATACCGTTTGGTCTTCTATATATTCAATAAAAAATAAAAAAATATATATAGCTGAAGGAAACCCATCAAGGAAGAAATTCAAAGAAGATAAGAGATTGAAATTTGATTATTGA
- a CDS encoding PepSY-like domain-containing protein produces MTKKLFALLITLTIISNSSAFADWVVPVSSLPQNAITFIQQVYPNIQIWMVERDGGKFEVKLSNGTQIDFLPNGDWHSIDGEYNAVPFSALPANIANTIRNTYPQAAVIDVEKEWGNYKVKLNNFMELFISSNGQLMGQKFDD; encoded by the coding sequence ATGACTAAAAAATTATTCGCTTTATTAATAACTTTAACTATAATTTCTAATTCAAGTGCTTTTGCTGATTGGGTTGTTCCAGTTTCTTCACTTCCTCAAAACGCTATAACTTTCATACAGCAGGTTTATCCTAATATTCAAATATGGATGGTAGAGAGAGACGGAGGAAAATTTGAAGTAAAATTATCAAATGGTACTCAAATAGACTTTTTGCCTAATGGTGATTGGCATAGCATAGATGGTGAATATAATGCTGTACCTTTCTCTGCTTTACCTGCTAATATAGCAAACACTATAAGAAATACTTATCCTCAGGCTGCTGTAATAGATGTAGAAAAAGAGTGGGGTAATTATAAAGTAAAATTAAATAACTTTATGGAATTATTCATATCTTCTAATGGACAGTTAATGGGACAGAAATTTGATGATTAA
- the selD gene encoding selenide, water dikinase SelD has product MSNITNNKEEKKEQIELLSCALEGGCSAKIPPDLLEKTLAPLMQIKTDSNLLSDVDIGDDAGVYKISDDNALIFTVDYFPPVIADPYGFGQIAACNSISDIYAMGGEPKLALNITMFPKDDSLNILANMLKGGQDKATEAGVLVVGGHTITDASVKYGMAVIGFANPNKITTNAAAKEGDIIIFTKPLGTGACLAAMRQGLIKESHIEDVFESMKTLNKKACTVMNKYNVKCATDITGFGLIGHAYKMAKASNVTIELQSSALPMFNKTYEVLDMGCIPGAAFTNMRYVGDNIKVDDNVDYNLKMLSFDPQTSGGLFICADKSNAENILADLWREGIDCACIIGKVKNKEKEYIHLTK; this is encoded by the coding sequence ATGTCAAATATTACAAATAATAAGGAAGAAAAAAAAGAACAAATCGAATTATTATCATGTGCTTTGGAAGGAGGCTGTTCCGCTAAAATTCCGCCTGATTTACTTGAGAAAACTCTTGCTCCTTTGATGCAAATAAAAACTGATTCTAATTTACTTTCAGATGTAGATATAGGAGATGATGCAGGAGTTTATAAGATTTCAGATGATAATGCTTTAATATTTACAGTGGATTATTTCCCTCCTGTTATAGCAGACCCTTACGGATTCGGACAAATAGCAGCATGCAACTCTATAAGCGATATTTATGCTATGGGAGGAGAACCTAAATTAGCATTGAATATTACTATGTTTCCAAAAGATGATTCTTTAAATATATTAGCTAATATGCTTAAAGGCGGACAGGATAAAGCCACAGAAGCCGGAGTATTGGTTGTAGGAGGGCATACCATAACAGATGCATCGGTAAAATACGGAATGGCTGTTATAGGTTTTGCTAATCCTAATAAAATAACTACAAATGCAGCTGCTAAAGAAGGCGACATTATAATATTTACAAAACCTCTAGGAACTGGTGCTTGTTTGGCTGCTATGAGACAGGGACTTATAAAAGAATCTCATATAGAAGATGTTTTTGAATCTATGAAAACACTAAATAAAAAAGCATGTACTGTTATGAATAAATATAATGTTAAATGTGCCACTGATATTACAGGATTCGGACTCATAGGACATGCTTATAAAATGGCTAAGGCAAGCAATGTAACTATAGAACTTCAATCATCAGCATTACCTATGTTTAATAAAACTTATGAAGTGCTTGATATGGGCTGTATACCGGGAGCTGCTTTTACTAATATGCGCTATGTAGGAGATAATATCAAAGTAGATGATAATGTTGACTATAATTTAAAAATGCTCTCTTTCGACCCTCAAACCTCCGGCGGTTTATTTATATGTGCTGATAAAAGTAATGCAGAAAATATACTAGCTGATTTATGGCGCGAAGGTATAGACTGTGCTTGTATCATAGGAAAAGTAAAAAACAAAGAAAAAGAATACATACATTTAACAAAGTAA
- the ppdK gene encoding pyruvate, phosphate dikinase — protein MASKKMVYFFGNGKSEGAKETKALLGGKGLGLAQMTESKVPVPAGFTITTEVCDYYSKNKSYPKGLEKMVDENIKKLEKAMNMKFGDVNKPLLVSVRSGAAISMPGMMDTILNLGINEKVVEGLVAKTNNPRFAWDAYRRFIQMFGDVAMGVDHDKFEEILDERKRAIAPKVGKPEKEVKDTDLDVEELKIVVEKYKAMYKEEKGEEFPEDPKVQLWHAINAVFRSWNNPRAEAYRKLNDIRGLLGTAVNVQAMVFGNMGNTSATGVCFSRNPSTGENKFYGEFLINAQGEDVVAGIRTPQEITLEGSLEWAKNNNISEEERKAKYPSLEEVMPSVYKQLVSYKNQLEKYYSDMQDMEFTIQEGKLYMLQTRNGKRTAAAAVRIAVELAEAKIISKEEALMRVNPSDLDQLLHPMFDPTAKKGAKVLAKGLNASPGAAVGKVVFAADRAEAMKEAGEQTILVRIETSPEDIKGMNAAEGILTARGGSTSHAAVVARGMGKCCVAGCSALEIDYANKCMKVGDDTVNEGDYISIDGSTGEVMLGQVATKEAEMSEDFKKLMQWADEKRKEKKFEVHTNADTPNDAQIARKFGAEGIGLCRTEHMFFNADRIKSVRQLILVAEEVKQLKEKLEAAEKIGDKKTIEEIEPLYREPRKLYDDALDNILPMQREDFIGIFTAMNGYPVTVRLLDPPLHEFIPHEDSQLQELSNEMNVPFEKLRAIRDSLHEFNPMLGHRGCRLGITYPEIYDMQARAIIEAAVKVKKNGVDVHPEIMIPLVGTLKELKMIKERIIKIADEVFEKEGSKVDYKVGTMIEVPRAALVADKIATEAEFFSFGTNDLTQMGGGFSRDDAGKFLKDYVNKEIYEKDPFQSLDQEGIGELLRIGVTKGRAANKKLVVGICGEHGGDPATVMFCYSIGLNYVSCSPYRVPIARLAAAQGIIGSKPAKKAAAKKPAAKKAAAKTATAKKPAAKKTASKVTAAKKATAKKAPAKKTSKK, from the coding sequence ATGGCATCAAAAAAGATGGTTTACTTCTTTGGTAACGGTAAATCTGAAGGCGCTAAAGAAACCAAAGCTCTTTTAGGAGGTAAAGGTTTAGGACTTGCACAAATGACAGAAAGTAAGGTACCTGTACCTGCTGGATTTACAATAACTACAGAAGTTTGTGATTATTATTCAAAAAATAAGTCATATCCTAAAGGTTTAGAAAAAATGGTTGATGAAAACATCAAGAAGTTAGAAAAGGCTATGAATATGAAATTTGGTGATGTTAATAAGCCTTTACTTGTTTCAGTTCGTTCCGGAGCTGCTATATCTATGCCTGGTATGATGGATACTATTCTTAACCTAGGTATTAATGAAAAAGTAGTAGAAGGTCTTGTAGCAAAAACTAATAATCCTAGATTTGCTTGGGATGCTTATAGAAGATTTATACAGATGTTCGGCGATGTTGCTATGGGCGTTGATCATGATAAATTTGAAGAAATATTAGATGAAAGGAAAAGAGCTATAGCACCTAAAGTTGGAAAACCTGAAAAAGAGGTTAAAGATACAGATTTAGATGTTGAAGAATTAAAAATAGTAGTAGAAAAATATAAAGCTATGTATAAAGAGGAGAAAGGAGAAGAATTCCCTGAAGATCCTAAAGTACAATTATGGCATGCTATTAATGCAGTATTTAGAAGCTGGAATAACCCTAGAGCTGAAGCATACAGAAAATTAAATGACATAAGAGGTCTTTTAGGTACAGCTGTAAACGTTCAGGCTATGGTATTCGGTAATATGGGAAATACTTCTGCTACAGGTGTATGTTTCTCTCGTAACCCTTCTACAGGTGAAAATAAATTCTATGGAGAGTTCTTAATTAATGCTCAAGGTGAAGACGTTGTTGCTGGTATCAGAACTCCTCAGGAAATTACATTGGAAGGTAGTTTAGAATGGGCTAAAAACAACAATATTAGCGAAGAAGAAAGAAAGGCTAAATATCCTTCTCTTGAAGAAGTTATGCCTTCTGTTTATAAACAATTAGTAAGCTATAAAAATCAATTAGAAAAATATTACAGTGATATGCAGGATATGGAGTTTACTATACAAGAAGGTAAACTTTATATGCTTCAAACTCGTAATGGTAAAAGAACTGCTGCTGCTGCTGTAAGAATAGCTGTTGAGCTTGCTGAAGCTAAAATAATTTCTAAAGAAGAAGCATTGATGAGAGTAAATCCTTCTGATTTGGATCAATTACTTCACCCAATGTTCGATCCTACTGCTAAAAAAGGAGCTAAAGTTCTTGCTAAAGGGTTAAATGCTTCTCCTGGTGCTGCTGTTGGTAAAGTAGTATTTGCTGCTGACAGAGCTGAAGCTATGAAAGAGGCAGGAGAACAGACTATACTTGTTCGTATAGAAACTAGCCCTGAAGATATTAAAGGTATGAACGCTGCTGAAGGTATATTGACAGCAAGAGGCGGTTCTACTTCACATGCTGCTGTTGTTGCTCGCGGTATGGGTAAATGCTGTGTTGCTGGATGTAGTGCTTTAGAAATAGATTATGCTAATAAATGTATGAAAGTAGGTGATGATACAGTTAATGAAGGTGATTATATTTCTATAGACGGTTCTACTGGTGAAGTTATGTTAGGACAAGTTGCTACTAAAGAAGCTGAAATGTCTGAAGACTTCAAAAAACTTATGCAATGGGCTGATGAAAAGAGAAAAGAAAAGAAATTCGAAGTTCATACTAATGCTGATACTCCTAATGATGCACAAATTGCTAGAAAATTCGGTGCTGAAGGTATAGGACTTTGCAGAACTGAGCATATGTTCTTCAATGCTGATAGAATTAAGAGTGTAAGACAGCTTATACTTGTTGCTGAAGAAGTTAAGCAGTTAAAAGAAAAATTAGAAGCTGCTGAAAAAATCGGCGATAAGAAAACTATAGAAGAAATTGAGCCTTTATATAGAGAGCCTAGAAAACTTTATGATGATGCTTTAGATAATATTCTTCCTATGCAAAGAGAAGACTTTATCGGAATATTTACTGCTATGAATGGATATCCTGTAACAGTAAGACTTCTTGATCCGCCTTTGCATGAATTCATTCCTCATGAAGATTCTCAATTACAAGAACTTTCTAATGAAATGAATGTTCCTTTTGAAAAACTTAGAGCTATTAGAGATAGTTTGCATGAATTCAACCCAATGCTTGGACATAGAGGCTGCCGTCTTGGTATTACTTATCCTGAAATATATGATATGCAGGCTAGAGCTATCATTGAGGCTGCTGTTAAAGTTAAGAAAAACGGTGTAGATGTTCATCCTGAAATAATGATTCCTCTTGTTGGTACTTTAAAAGAGCTTAAAATGATCAAAGAAAGAATCATTAAAATAGCTGATGAAGTATTTGAAAAAGAAGGTTCTAAAGTTGATTATAAAGTTGGTACTATGATAGAAGTTCCTAGAGCTGCTTTAGTTGCTGACAAAATTGCTACAGAAGCTGAATTCTTCTCATTCGGTACTAATGACTTAACTCAAATGGGAGGCGGTTTCTCAAGAGATGATGCTGGTAAATTCTTGAAAGACTATGTTAATAAAGAGATATACGAAAAAGATCCATTCCAATCATTGGATCAGGAAGGTATAGGAGAGCTTTTGAGAATTGGTGTAACTAAAGGTAGAGCTGCTAATAAAAAGCTTGTTGTTGGTATCTGCGGTGAGCATGGAGGAGATCCTGCTACAGTTATGTTCTGTTATAGCATAGGACTTAACTATGTAAGCTGTTCACCTTATAGAGTACCTATAGCAAGACTTGCTGCTGCTCAAGGAATAATAGGTTCTAAGCCAGCTAAAAAAGCCGCTGCTAAGAAACCAGCTGCCAAAAAAGCTGCTGCTAAAACTGCAACTGCTAAAAAACCAGCTGCTAAAAAAACAGCTTCTAAAGTAACAGCTGCTAAAAAAGCTACAGCTAAAAAAGCACCAGCTAAGAAAACAAGCAAAAAATAA
- a CDS encoding sodium-dependent transporter, producing MHDNNREKLSSRLGFLLVSAGCAIGLGNVWRFPYITGKYGGALFVLLYLISLVILGLPILVMEFSVGRAGKRDLAGSYRALQKSGYKWHIVGYIQIFGCVLLMMFYTTVAGWCLSYCYFMAAGKLEGLNPQQVGEFFGSVLASPSTLIFWMTVTVIIATFVCMMGLENGVEKVTKVMMTLLLLVLLVLIIRAVTLPNAKEGLKFYLLPDTNKMFSGGLKGFFSVAYAAIGQSFFTLSLGIGAMTIFGSYIDKDYSLTGESVMVMGLDTLIAFLSGLVIFPTTFSFGINPGEGAGLVFLTLPNIFNSMVLGRLWGALFFLFLSMAALTTIIAVFENLIAFTMSETKMPRKKTTIIVSITIFILSLPTALGFNLLSFIKPLGEGSTIADGLDFLVSNNFLPIGGIIILIFCTREFGWGWGNFIKEADTGKGIKFPQWARFYVSYILPFIVLAIFVIDYINRFFI from the coding sequence ATGCATGATAATAATAGAGAAAAACTTTCAAGCAGATTAGGTTTTTTATTGGTTTCAGCCGGATGTGCCATAGGTTTAGGTAATGTATGGAGATTTCCTTATATCACAGGAAAATATGGCGGAGCACTTTTTGTGCTTCTATATTTAATATCCCTTGTTATATTGGGACTTCCTATACTTGTAATGGAATTTTCTGTTGGAAGAGCAGGTAAAAGAGATTTAGCAGGTTCGTACAGAGCATTACAAAAGTCAGGATATAAATGGCATATAGTAGGATATATACAGATATTCGGATGCGTGCTTCTTATGATGTTTTATACTACTGTAGCGGGATGGTGTTTATCATACTGTTATTTTATGGCAGCAGGAAAACTTGAAGGACTCAATCCGCAGCAGGTAGGGGAATTCTTTGGTTCTGTTTTAGCTTCTCCTTCTACTTTGATATTTTGGATGACTGTAACTGTTATAATAGCAACCTTTGTATGTATGATGGGGCTTGAAAATGGAGTTGAAAAAGTTACTAAAGTAATGATGACTCTGCTTTTATTAGTTCTTTTGGTGCTTATAATAAGAGCGGTTACTCTTCCTAATGCTAAAGAAGGACTTAAATTCTATTTACTTCCTGATACAAATAAAATGTTCAGCGGAGGATTAAAAGGATTTTTCTCTGTTGCTTATGCTGCTATAGGTCAGTCATTCTTTACTTTGAGTCTTGGAATTGGAGCTATGACTATATTTGGAAGCTATATTGATAAAGACTATTCTCTTACAGGCGAATCTGTAATGGTTATGGGACTTGATACTTTAATAGCATTTCTTTCAGGACTCGTTATATTCCCTACAACATTTTCTTTTGGGATAAATCCTGGTGAAGGTGCCGGATTAGTATTTTTAACTTTACCTAATATATTTAATTCTATGGTATTAGGAAGATTATGGGGAGCATTATTCTTCTTATTCTTATCAATGGCTGCACTTACTACTATAATTGCGGTATTTGAAAATTTAATTGCATTTACTATGTCTGAAACAAAAATGCCTCGTAAAAAAACTACTATAATAGTATCAATTACTATATTTATATTGAGTCTTCCTACAGCTTTAGGATTTAATTTACTTTCATTTATAAAACCTCTTGGAGAAGGAAGCACTATAGCTGACGGACTTGATTTTCTTGTAAGCAACAATTTCCTTCCTATAGGCGGTATAATAATACTGATATTCTGTACAAGAGAATTCGGTTGGGGATGGGGTAATTTTATAAAAGAAGCTGATACAGGAAAAGGAATAAAATTCCCTCAATGGGCTAGATTCTATGTTTCATATATTCTACCTTTCATAGTATTAGCTATATTTGTAATTGACTATATAAACAGATTCTTTATTTAA